AGAAAGCACAATCCCTTTTAATAGGCCTTCGGTCCAAACTGTTACGTACACTTTCATAATAAAAGTTCTACCATGAAAATGATATCCCCAATAATGAGTAAGCCGTACATTAAACACAAAAATTTAACATACTTAGAGTATAGACTACATTCTGAATGTGTTAGGGGGAAATTTGTTCACACAAAATAGTAACAAGACAATTTCAGTCAAATGAAAGAAATAGTACACAAAAAGACAAAAGAAATAGTACACAAAAATTATGAATTTGGCCATTTGCGGCACGGCGACATTTACCTTAAAGTTTCCGCTGGATTCCAAGCCTTCCTTATCTACTATGTTGTACCACACAAACAGTATCTAAACAATAAAGTCTGATATGAGACTGAGAGAACTTGGGAGGAGGACTCATGGTTAATCTCTTCAGCATCTCAAATTGACATGCCACCTCAGACTATTCCCTTAACTCCTCAGCCAAACTGTACAGTATGAATTTCATGGTAGAACTAACTCAGCCAAACTCACAGTGTTTACAATACTACTAAGGTGAGCACCGTCATACGCCATATCCCTTCTTATTGATGAGTTTTTTTGTTCTGTTAATGTCCCTTCAAGCATAATCTATATTGATCAGTCCCTTTCAGAAATTGACACTTTCCCTTTCAATGTAAATGAACATGCTTGTTTACATATTGGACAGGTAATCTCTTCACAAAGCAATGCATTCCATACAGTCACTAGTAAAGGAAATTGCAAATATTATACCAATAACATTAAGACACTGATTTCATCAGACCCTTTTTTTATATTGAGGATATGTTACAGCATATTCCCAGTCCAAGGCACAACTCCATGAGTCTCAGATGTGTAACGTGAAGCCACAGCCTTCTGTTCTGTCTAGGTAGGAGAGAGCAGAATGTCAAATCTGCTCTCTGAGTCGTGATAAGGACCCCCCCTCTTGGATAATGAGCTTTTTAAAATTATTCTTCTTCACTTCatgaagatggggggggggggggggtgcgggttGCTACCATGACAACGTGACCTCCAAAAGTAATCTGAAGTCCTCGCCATCCAGGAGCTGTTCAAATGTCGCTCCAAAGGACGGCCCGTCGAGTCTTGTCAACACTCACCACAAACCCCCCCGACGTGGACCACGACACTGCGTTGATGGAGGAGCTGCAGAGCAAAGGAGGACAGGCGCTACATTTCAACGGCCGTTAACCCCACAGACTGAGGACCAGATCTGACTCTAGCTCATTTCAAGTCTCAAGATGTCCAGAGCAGATGGGCAGGGCCGAGCCAAATGGACTAAGAATATTGGGCTTCTCTGCTGTTTCATAACAAGTGACAGGATATGCATTCAGGATAGCCAGAAGCTGGTCTTTGTCACTATAATGTAAACACAAGGTAATGGCTCGTAAAGTCCCCCACTTTTCTTGATGGCCTCTACAAATTGACTCGGAGGAAGTCTAATAAACCTAATAGATGCTTAGTTGGCGGCTACCCAGACGCACTCCAAGAGAGAGTCCTGAGAGCTTGGGTGTATTTCAGAGAAACGACAGCAGCAGTTTTTATACAGCTTTAAAACCTAAACTATAAAGTGTAAAATAAGGCATCAGAAATCACCCGTTAAAAAGATTTGTAAAGCATCAAACAACAATTAAATCCTGTAAACATTCTGTTGCACCACTAATTGTGTGGATATGAGGCAGTGACGCTTGAGTGAGGCGGTCCAGGTCGGTACCTGTGCATGTCAGGTAAGCTGGTCTCCAGATTGCCTGTGCTGACGTTCCAGATGTAGACGGTCCCGTCCGCCGAGCCAGCAGCCAAATAGCTTCCATCAGGACTAGAAGGGAACGACATCAAGCAGGGATTAGCttcagacagagaaaaagaagaagtgtTTGATCTAGGAAGCCTCTAGCGATACCAATCCTTGACTACTGCACCTCATTAAGTCATGCAACCAGCCGTTATAAGAGGAAACTTATTGAAAAACATATGCTAGTCTCCCAGATCTAaacgaaggggggagggggtgtaggtCATACCAAGTATCAATTAGCTGTTCAGATTCTGGGTAGGACAGTGATGTTGAGCCTAACAGATTGCTAAGTAAgctgaggggcagagagggtggGAGCGAGCAGAAGGGAGAGCACTTGTTCAACTGAAGGTGGCTCATAACCCCGCCATCAGATCACTTCACACACTCTCAAGTTACAGCGCAGGGCCTCCAAACAACCACAAGGCATTCTGGTCCACCAGTTGTCATGGAAACAGCAGAAATTGTATTCCTCAAGCTAGTAAATCAGTCCTGGTTGGAGTGAAATCCCTCGAATCCAACACTATGTCATCCTACCTCAGGGACAGTCGAAAATGTGGAGGGGTCATTGTGGCAAAAGGATTAAAACCATGTCCTTTATACGATGGGAGCAATCTTCTATTTTTCCTTGACCTTTACGAGAGGATAATCTCACGGCACAAAATgttcctttttttaaataaacaacCAGCAATTTCACACAGCGAGTTAAATCCATACTGTATCTCTAACAATACCCAATATGCTCCATTTGAGAAGGTCTCTCACAATTCTACACCTATGAGGAGAACATTAACCGTTACAGAGAGACTCATAAAAAAGATGCTATTACCCTCTCTCTGCAAAGAACGATAACAAAAGCAGAGAGCCCAGCTGCACAATGGAGAATGCCCTGGAAAACACTGCGGGCTGCTCCTTCAGGCCAGGTCAACAGTCACACCATCACAGCCTTTTATCCACCGTGAAGTCGAAGCCTTGCTATCACCACAGACAGCACATATATCAGGGAGGGATTGCAAATAATTGGATTCCAAAGATGAAAACTTTCGGACTTTCCGATGTGTCACGGTTACTTAGTCCTTTGattcagggggggtgggggggggtggggggggtaaagAGAGGATTGTGATGTTTTTTACAATATGGCCTTTTCATTCAAATCGTACACAGTGGTTATAAGGTTCAAATTCAATGTGGGTCAGTGTACAGCATACAGTGCACCGACAACGAGCgtgcaagggagtcaggtggctgagcggttagggaagcgggcttgtaatcagaaggttgccagttcgattcccggccgtgccagatgaccatgtggccttgggcaaggcacttcaccctacttgcctcgggggaatgtccctgtacttactgtaagtcgctctggataacagcatctgctaaatgactaaatgtaaatgtaaaagtgaCATTGCATGTACATGACATTGCTCCTACATCTGGCATCCATTTACTGCTATGTCAGCCAGCTGTGGCTCAGAGAACAACAATGTCATACAGACGGGGCCATTTTGCCATTCCCCGGGACGTTTTCAAAACGCTCCTAAGCCAAATGAAACACATCATGCCAGATGTCTTTTGCCCTGGGCTAATTGGCCTCCTAAACACTAATTAGGGAGATGAATCTCAGCCTCCCCTATGCCTGCCATCCTTCATGTCATGTGACCACCTGGGACTGCTGTCAAGGAACATCAGAGAATCATTGGAGAGCTTCACTAGCATTCGGTCATTAACTCGAATACCTCATGAATTGTGACTGTGGTCCAGATCTGTGTAATTACAGTGCATGTGCTGGGAGGAGCCCAGTGGGTCTGTATACATTGTGACAAAGAAACATCAAATGCATTTTGTACGTCTGTTCACCTGAATACAGCCTTGGTGCTGTCACAACCACACTTGAAGCCGTCGGCTCTATaatgagagcaaaagagagagagggagagggaggcagagagagagagagaccgagatggagagggaaagagacagagagagagacagagggagagggggacagagtgagagagaggcagagagagagagagagacagagggagagggggacagagtgagagagagagacagagggagagggggacagagtgagagagagagagagagagagagagagagagagagagagagagagagagagagagagagagagagagagagacagagaagcgggagggagggaaagggacaaAGAACGAGGGATGGTTAGAAGCCAGGGAGATCTTTACTGAGGATAAAAATGTCTGACCTATTCAAAGCAGGAAGCCAAACGCTTGACCTGGACCAATGACTGTGGAGCTGACCCATAACAAGTCACGACTCGGACCCTCATTAAATCAACGAGcagtgggggtcagaggtcgagCCCGGTGCCTGCCTACCTGAAGCACAACCTGGAGTTGTTCATCCTCAGGTCCACCACCTGCAGGCAGTCGTCCCTGGAGCAGCTGAGCAGCTGCCTGTGATCTTGACAGATATCCAGCGACGTCACTTTCCCTTGCAGAGGGACCTCCTGTGTGCAGCTTGCAgccctggggagggacagaaggtggtaaagggggaggggcgtgggatagaggggtgagggggggcgggTGGCTTCATACACGACACACACGCATTTCACTATCctattaatacattcattagTATGGTGAGACGTATCTCGGAACTATCCGGAATACGTTGTGAAATATCTTGTTTACATGAGACGCCCAGATCCCATTTGATCCAATCTAAAAAAACAAATTGCTATGGCGGGCTTGTGTATGACACTTTACAAACAAAGGAACCCCcaaaaaaaagatgaaaaatgTTGCGCAGCAGTAAATTTCACCATGTCATAACAGACACCCTTCTAAGccaggagagatgtggaggaggcgGACGATATTGTGGGTTGACTGTTGCTAGGCGACAGCCGAAGACGGGGAGTCGTCAGAGCTGCAGTGGAGGGCTTCTATCGGGGAGCGAACGAGAGGGTTCAGGGGGGCTCTGCTGTGGCTACATAATAGCCTTCACGTCCCAATGTAGAAGGAGATTATGTTCAGAGTAATTGGAGGAACAAATCATGAGCTACTCATTGTCACAAATCAAGCTATGAGAGCAGAGTGAATGTATTATGAGTCGAGTGAGGTAACAAAGCAGGGAAAAGGGACAGGGGGCTGAGATCAAAGGAACTGGAGTCACGCTGATGTAGATTACTCTACCCGACGGTTTTCCTGTTTTATTGCATATGTCAGAGGAATCAATCATTGCCACTAGTGCCTAAGCAACCATGGCTGAAGACCAGGCTCATaaaacaccacaccacaccacaccacacacacacacacacacacacacaccagaggctATGTGGTCAAAAGAAGCTGTCATGTTTTCTTCACTGTCTACAGGGTTGGAGTGGAAGGTAAGTGAGATCTGCTCTGGCTCAACATCAATAAAGTATTAAAtcattaatgacatttttattgTTCTGACTTTAATCAGGTGTCAGATAGCTTGGACCTAGTAAACATTAATATCAATAGAAATCCACATCAAAATGCCTTTATAAAAATATATCATATGGTGTCTTCAATACATTCGACAATTATTGATGAAATATGTAGGAATTAAATATAATTGCAGTAGTGTTGCTTGAAAGCGATCCTCTAAACCCGGGTCTACAGCATGACTCACAACTCAACAagagcacacaaacaaacaaacacaccaacaacaacacacacacacacaccaacacacacacgcaaatacactCATGCATACACAACCATTTCCTCTCGAGTTTACATACAACCATACGGACAGGAAGAGATGAGAAATGCATGACCGTCGGCTCGGGGAGAATCCTCCTTACCTACTGTCCCAGAAGCGAATCTTGTGGTCGTAATGTCCACTGATGATGAAGTACTCTGAGCACACCACGTCGCTGCAGTAAGAGAGGACCTCAAAGGTGTGTACACCTGCGTCAGGAGCAAAACATTCGcacaaaactaaagaaacacACCACTGAAATAACCGCCATTCAGGCAGGCTGAGTAAGGTTCACGTTCTCTTAGGTAATCTGAATGTTGGGAACGTTCTAGAGATTAGACCGTCTCATGTCTGGCCGCGTGGCCCGTGGTAGAGGCGGGGCGAGCGCTGACACTCACACGCGGCACGCTGGAGATCCCAGACCTTCACGGTCCTGTCTGCACTTCCGGTCACCACCTGGTGCAGGCTGGATTTGAACTTGGCCGCCGTGACTTTGCGTGAGTGGCCCGTCAGGGTGAGCTGTGAaacgacagacacagagagggagagacagcccAGGCTTAGAACTGGGTCATAGCTCCATATAAGAGCATGTTTTTAACAAGTTCCTCCTCAAGCTTGTACACAGAAAGGAATGAGAGCAAGCATTCTTGAAAGATCTTCCCTGTACAAGACACGAGCAACACATTAAAGGCCGCTGGTAATTACTTTCCCAGGTGACGCCTAGGTAGGCTCCCTACTACAGCACACATTAGTTACCACACCAAGTTGTATAACGATGACACTATCGGCTTGATATGAAATCTGACGTTGGTTACCTTGGGAACACTGTCGTCCAGTCGCCAGAACAGTGCAGACTTATCATACGAGCCGGCCAAGATCCTGGTTCCCTAATCACAGGGCACAATGTAATGCACACAGAGTCATTTCAAGGTTActttgggggtcagatggctaagcggttagggaatcggttgccggtttgattcctggggactaaatgtaaatgtaatgtaactttGAGCATGACAGAACCCTATCTCATAACTGATGTTCACTGTGTTGCCATTTGTCTCCTTAATGTCCGTCCGGAGCAAGACGTGAAAGTTCAGCGTTATAACGTGTGTGTCAGGAGACTATCCCTGTGGAGCGCTCTGCAATAACAGAGCCAAcatgagacagaaacacaggccAGTCATACCGTAGGGTCAAACTCGATGCTTGTTATTCCTTCAttactgccatctagtgttcCTCGGATGTGAAGCATGCCTGGGAGATTGAGACAGAAGGGAAGAGTGAGAGGACATTCCAGCTCATTCTTCTCACAGAGACACGATAATCCTTCCAATCATCTTCCTCTTCAATACACTCATCCAAGTTTTTTTCGAGTGAATGCTGCATCCTCATTTTAATTATTTCTTCATTATATATAAAGGATTAGTGAAGACTGTAGAAATCTACATTTCATTTCGAGGGGACTAGGAATAATCCTTGTTAGGCTGTATCGGTGTCTGTGCATCGGTCACATGACCTGGAGGATGGGCTCTGTGAAGGTGACAGTGCTTTACCTGCTTTCACGTCCCAGAGCTTGATCACCCGGTCAGTGCCCCCTGTGGCCAGCACATTAGAATTGGAGCTGAATCGCACAGCATTGATGCCCAACTCATGTGCATCCTGTATGGTGAGGGAGGAACAAAATCATTAACAGACCAGGAAAATCATTAGCTGTTCAATCGTACGCAAACAAATCTCCACTCATCTATGTTCGGGGATATGCGCCGATATTCTAGGACACAGAACTGAGCACAGACAGCCGGCGCTTTCTCGCGTGACAAACAAAAACCCAAGAAGGAGCTCACGACCTAAAGCACCACGCATGAAAAGAGGAAACAGCTTCAGGACAGAAATAAATTGAGTCATTTCCTGAGCGGCGACGGCGGCAGACCTGGTTGCTACGGAGCCCGATGCAAATCAGACTATATGACACTTCTCCTAATAAGGAAGTGGAAGAGCAGAGCGGGCACCTTAGGCGGATCATGCTAGTTCCTCTGTGGCGTGCGTGGgccattcaaatgaaaatgggcCCTGTCTGGTGTGAGTGCCTCCCAGTGACAGGGCAGCTCTGTGTGACAGAGGACCTCTGTTTGGGGGACACAGACAGCACTTTGTCCCCTACAGGGGACAGCCGAGCCACTGACCTGGAGCTTCCTTCCACTGCACACAGCGCGAAAGGGAGCGCATTTACATGAAAATACCAAGGAGCTGGTACAGAATATTTCCTGGTGTCTATCATGCATGGCGCACCAAGGCGTCTGACACTTAACGGTACGACCGAGATAATAGCTAGGTGCTCTCTTCTAAGGAAATGCATTTCATTTGTCAAGCGGATGTTTTCGCGCACAGCGACAATTAAGATGTTGCATGCACTGAGCGGTTTCTTCACCCCGTCGAATTAGGAAGTGGGAGTCAACAGCCAATTGAGTTGCACCGTCATGTCTCCTGCAGACTGTGTCCGCAGTActaaacactaaccctaacatgggttagggttagtgtctgTCCTCACCAACACGTGCAGGGCTTTAGCAGGTACCCTGGCTGCCACGCAGAACCCTACTGGGACGTACAGGTCCTCCTCCAGACTGCACACCGACTTTCCTCGTCTCTTCCTCCTGCACAAgaacgcaaacaaacacacgtctCAGCCTGTGTCTCTGCAGGGACGACAAAGCAACGTTTCagatggggagtcagatggctgagcggttagggaattgggctattaatccgaaggttgccggttcgattcggtccgtgccacatgacgttgtgtccttgggcaaggcacttcaccctactttcctcggggggggggggggggggggggggatgtccctgtacttactgtaagtcgctctggataagaacatctgctaaatgactaaatgtaaatgtaatttccaGCAGAGTGGCGCTGACACTGAGGTGATGTGGTCTCATCTGCCTGCGATCCCGGACACAAACAACTGCAGGGGGGATGTTTAACGAGCTAGTCCACTGCGTGACCACAGTCTTGCCCTGACAGCTCCGAAACAACGAGAAGCACTGGTCGGCCTCTGTCAATACTTGGGAGGTGTCAGATATGGTGTAGGCGTGGATGAAGGTTTTAGATCCATATGCATGAGAACACCAGGATATGAgggacacagactcacacacacacacttgtaaacAGGTGTGTTATTGGATCGTCATCTCAAGATAGGAAACATACTGTGGATGCATgcttgcatgcacacatacatgctgtGTACATTCCTCATCGATGAAACGTGTACGGAAATGTGACTCATGCATGGAAATCACCTGCAGCCAGGAATTCATCCTCTTTATGGTTTGTAGTTCAAATTGTGAAATATTCTGATGGTCTTTCAATGATTAGTAATAGTAATAGAACTGCTGAAGATATATAAAGTGTAAGGAGAGATACTCACTCAAACAGCTCTTTAATGGAGTTCAGTATTCGGGGAGATGTTGCAGAAGCTGACCTGGACAGAAACATTTTCACAACATTTGTAGATGACATAACTTGGAACCTGCCGCTGTTTACAAGGGACGACTAGCTGCTAACGCTCAGTGGTAAAACAATTAGTAACAGGATTGAGGATGAAAACCATGTTTGTAATACCTGAAAAGTCGAGCGTGGCACCTCTCCAACTTGGCCGCCGTCTCACTTACAGGAGAAGCAGCTCTGGAGCATGgggcactcacacacgctctgtAGAGATATGCAACTCCCGTTAGCAACGTTTAGTGTCCTTCTGACGACGGGCTTATCACGCTGTCATTATTACATGATGTTGTGTCTACAGAGATGTTTTCTAATCTAGGTCTGTTATTTCTGAGTtacccctggagaggagggacacAGCTGATCACCACAGTAATTACGTTCACCTTCTCTTCCAAGGCGAGCTCCTTTGCGTTTTCATTATCTCAGTTTGTTTCATTTGGAAACTACCCAGTCCCAATGTTACCCTACGATCAATCGAATCACTTTCCTTTCAAAGTATGGagcttggcaaaaaaaaagCACTTACACATCAATGTTCACTTTCATCTCAGCAGCTGTCTCCAGTTCCTTCTGAAGGATCACCTCTCTTGCTCTTTGATGTCAAACAtagaaaaaaaaatgacaatagaCGTTACAAAAACAGAGTAACTATATGCAGATTTTAATTCAAGGATTCAATTAATCTTTGTGCATCATCAGTTTTAGACAACTATGCCCTGTTATTACATTCCTAATGATTTATTATTCTCATTCTAAAGAGCATAGGACTGCTTCTCAGAAGTGGATTGGCTTCTACTACGTAGCCCGCTTTGACTCTAAAACACATAGTTCCTCCTTGGCATTACTGAGATCATCTCTAATCTTGTAACATGATTGGACAAGTAAAAGAATGGGCTCCTCCATTCAGCAAGTTAACAATCCTGTCATATCAGATCTGGGACTTTCCAAGAAAGGGTGCAACTTTGCCGCTCGCGTCGACCGCTTACCTCACTCTTCTCTCGTTACGGCTGTTCATCCATACGGCTGCAACCTGCTTCCGCCCTATCAAGTCCTCCAGCAGCTCTGACcccttcaccttctcctcccGGAAAATGGCATCCATGTCATGGTGCTGCTTCAGGAGGGAGTCGTACTCTCGCTTCAGAGTACGGTTCCCCCCCTGCACCTCCGCGACTCGGGCCTGCAGGTTCCCGTAGTCAGTATCCACACCCAGTAGACGAGCCTTCACTTCGCACAATCTGATCCGGACAGAAGATCTACATCAGCTGCTGTACTGTCTATGAGAAATACTGTACAGACAGTACAGTAAATCATTGTTATTTCTGTGTTGATTACTGCATTACTGACAGTAACTGAGAGACACAAAACATACGGGACCATTGGTGTTTATCGAAGAATTAGAACACATGTCAGACTTGTTTCGCTCTTAAGGGAACAGGCCTCACCTGGCATGTTGCTCTTCCAGTACAGATTCCTTGATTTTAATCTCCTGCTGCAGCTCTACCACTTGGTACGCCAACTAAATAGAGAACAGGAAAATCCCTTTAGAGAAGTAAACAAGTCCCACCAATCGTTCCATATGAGATGGAACACTGTAAACTGGTGATAATTAAGTGATCagagatcttttttttttttttttatgtatcgCAGTTTTATGAGTGCAGGTGCTTTTGAAACTATTGTACTGTAGGCAAAGTACAGTGGGATTGTACTGTACTACTCTACATGTTTTGTATTTCCCACCTCTCCTGTTGTTTTCTTCAAGGCGTTATTCTTAGCAGCCAAAGACGTTAAGGAATCACTGTTAGAAGTAGATGATGGGTATCTGCAACACAGAATAAAAGCTGAACATACTGAACAGAACTTCAGAATCCAATTGGTAAATGGCAGTTTGAATATCAGTTATCAGAAGAATGATTGACTAcctatcaacacagcccagAATGCCTTTGGTTATAAACGCTTTTTGATTAGACCTCTCCAGCAGGTTAATATCTGCATAAAGTAGGAAAgacacatacaacacagattATATAAATAGTATCACATTAGGTACAATAGGCTGCACTTGCACATATGCCATCGCTTACTGAGCTACACATAGGCCCTGGGTGCTAATCGTTAGTTTAATTTTCACCTTTGTGTCAAATAAACTTGTCAAGTGCAGTGATTGAAGCATTGCGAGAATGATTTAAGCTCTATAACCACTTGAAAACTGCTACTGGACTCTGTTACTGTAACCTATGTTGTTTGTTTTCGTTATACAGTTATGGCAGAACACTTCGTTTCATATCAAGTTTCGAGTTAAGTTTCCTCTATCTTATGGCTTGATCATAAATTACCGATGGTCTTCGACTACATAAAAAAGTTGTGTATTACATACATGATCGTATGACATCTTGAAATATTGTCTTCTGTGACTTATCCCGGTGTTTCAATTGCAGAATGATATGACGCTTCCATGACACTGGCGTGTTTTTGCTTAAGTTTAGCTTCTCTTGTGCTGTAGACGGTTCCCTGAATTCCATACCAATCGCGGCCATAACTGACAATTCCAGTTTCAGTTGAATTTATCGACATTGGAACTATTAATCACACATCTTCTGAATGTAGGCATTTAGTAATTTGTCCATTTCTATTCTTGTGTCAGTAGAATAACAAGTTTTTCAGCCAATCAGATACATCTTTCCATTCTTTCCTCACTCCGTCTGCCATCGTCCTCGACGTCATTAAAACACATGTTGAGCAGACACGCCCGTGCTGAAGTACAATGAATAATAAAACGTAACGTGAAATTGTATCTCAGCGCAAACACAATCGACAGTAATCCATAACTGGGTAGTTTCTCAATAGCATTGTTACAATACAATTTGATATTATTCAATTCGTTCCTTTAATGAAAACAAACATTGTACACATATTTACAATAAAACCGTACACTTAAATGCACATGACGAAACACAGGGGCAACTGGACAATGAAAATATTGCAGGAGTTACAATGATGATAAATATACCACCATCCTGAAACTAAACAAATTAGGATGAGTAAACATAATACTGAACTCCAATTGACTGCCTGAtcgaaagaaaacttcagtaTCAAAACTCcaacaaaaatgaaaacatttttaaaataaCACTGACATGTAAGCCATGTTTAAGTTGTAGCAGACACTACAACTTAAGTAAAATGTCTGCTTTTATTACATTGAAGACAATGTCCTGTTAGTGCACACAACATCTCATTGTGCAACTTAAGACAGTTGCCATAGTGATGGCAAGAGTAAGAACGAGCCCCAttacagacaggagagaaaatAACACAAAAATTGAGAAAagttaaacatttataaaataAATCTAAGATATAATTAAATATCATACACAAATTAAAAAGTGTTCAAAGAAAGAAATTGCACCTGAAGTGTGACGATCAGAGACTAAATGCATTTCGTTTGcactaaaataaaataaaaacaactaATCTAATGAGGATCAGTGTCGAAAAGGTGCCGTTCATAAAAGTGTTCTTTGTGGAATTCTGTTTGGAAAGTGAAACATTTCAGCGTAAACAATGGACAGGACACATCAGTGactgtccatctttctctctgcgaTCTGTAGCAACATTTCAGAGTACTTTTCCAACAGAGCCAACGTCCTGTCGTCTCTCAGCTGGCGGCCGGGTGACTCCTCcacaggggcggggccaggacgcctgtcctccacaggggcggggccaggacgcctgtcctccacaggggcggggccaggacgcctgtcctccacaggggcggggccaggacgcctgtcctccacaggggcggggccaggacGCCTGTCCTCCACAGGGGCGGGGCCCGGGCGCCTGTCCTCTAAACACAGGGAGTCCAGCTCGCTCTGGACCGATGTAAAGGCCCCCTTCAGGAAGCCCAGCATCTGCGCCTGCTGCTCCATACTGTCTGACATGGAACACACCTGCAGGAACACGGGTTCAGACAGAAACCTCAGCACTGGTTgagaaatataaaatataaacagATTTCTGCACTTTACTGATAGCATCGGCCTCACCTTATTATAAAAGCTGACTGTTCTTCTCATGGTGTTGCCCAGTTCTTCAACAATCTGGTTACACATCTGGATGTTCACAGTTTCCTCCACAGAATCTGTGATGGG
The genomic region above belongs to Osmerus eperlanus chromosome 11, fOsmEpe2.1, whole genome shotgun sequence and contains:
- the LOC134028603 gene encoding protein Atg16l2; protein product: MAAIGMEFREPSTAQEKLNLSKNTPVSWKRHIILQLKHRDKSQKTIFQDVIRSYINLLERSNQKAFITKGILGCVDRYPSSTSNSDSLTSLAAKNNALKKTTGELAYQVVELQQEIKIKESVLEEQHARLCEVKARLLGVDTDYGNLQARVAEVQGGNRTLKREYDSLLKQHHDMDAIFREEKVKGSELLEDLIGRKQVAAVWMNSRNERRVRAREVILQKELETAAEMKVNIDVACVSAPCSRAASPVSETAAKLERCHARLFRSASATSPRILNSIKELFERKRRGKSVCSLEEDLYVPVGFCVAARVPAKALHVLDAHELGINAVRFSSNSNVLATGGTDRVIKLWDVKAGMLHIRGTLDGSNEGITSIEFDPTGTRILAGSYDKSALFWRLDDSVPKLTLTGHSRKVTAAKFKSSLHQVVTGSADRTVKVWDLQRAACVHTFEVLSYCSDVVCSEYFIISGHYDHKIRFWDSRAASCTQEVPLQGKVTSLDICQDHRQLLSCSRDDCLQVVDLRMNNSRLCFRADGFKCGCDSTKAVFSPDGSYLAAGSADGTVYIWNVSTGNLETSLPDMHSSSINAVSWSTSGGFVVSVDKTRRAVLWSDI